The segment GTCGCTGCCGAAGCGCACGCGTCCCGGGATTGTGTACCTGCTGACGAAGCTCGGATTTCGCGACTACGCGATCACGGTCAACGTCGAGCCACTCGACGTCGAGCGGCTGATCGAGCGTGAGCAGAAGGAACTGACCCGCGTCGAGGGCGATTACGAAAGTCTGCGAAAGGTGAAGCTGCTCGCGGCCATGCAGACGAAGGCGGCGAAGATCGCCCGTTATTCCAGCGGCGAAAGCTCACCGTACCGCGTGCAGTATATCCTCCGCGCCTGGGACCAGTCGCGCGACGATCTGCGCGCCAAGCTGACGGCGCTCAAGGCCGCGATCGGTAACATGGAGCGCGCTGTGGCCTACGAGCCGGCGCTCGAACCCTCGGCGCGCAACTTTTTCTACAGTTCGTGGCCGGGCTGGTCGTTCAGCCGCTACTCCGCCCTCTGGCACGACTACGACGACGCGCTCGTCGCGAACATCCTGCCGTTCTCCTCGACCCCGGTCGGACACCTGGACGAGGCGGAGTTCATCTTCGAAGGGAACAACGGGAACCTGGTCGGCGGCCGGACGTTCGTCGGTGAAGGCAACAGCCTGACGCCGCAAAACGCCGTGGTCCTTGGCACGACCGGCTCGGGGAAGACCGTCCTCACGATCAGCATTCTCAGTCAGACCGAGTGCCACCGGGTGTTCACCATGATCGTGGAGGAAGGCGGGGCGTACAACGTCTACACGAAGACGGTCGATCCGAGCGCCGAGCCCATCGTCATCCAAGCGAACGGCAAGCTCACGATGAACTACCTCGATACGCGTGGAATGCCGCTCAGCGGTCTCCACCTGAGCGCGGCGGCGGCGCTGCCGATGCTGATGGTGGGGCAGTCGCGGGACGAAGACAAAAACAAGCTGCGGCAGGCGCTCGTCGTGAATGCGATCAGCCGGCTCTACGACGATTTCGCGCGGTGGTACGTGAACAAGCAGCCGGAAGCGTCGCTGCGACTCGCGCGACACGCCTGCGCGCTCGACGCCTACCGCCGGGAGCGGATGGGCCCGCAGGCGACGGACCTCGATGCGTTCCTCGAATTCGCCGAGTTTCGCTCGGCGAACGAAGACGAAGCCGAGAGTTTCCTGGCCCGCTTCTCCGAGGCGGAAGTCAACCGGTTCACGAAGGACGCCGCCACTGCGCCGCAGCTTCGCAATCTCGTCTTCGCGGACTTCGCGCCCGCCGACTACCCGCAGCATGGGCACTTGCAGGAGCTGCTCGCCGCCGAAGCCTCCGGGCCGCACGCCGAGGAGATGCGCTATCTCGCGACCCTGCTCGAACCCTGGAGTGCGAACGGTGCTTACGGCGAATTGTTCGATGGCGTGTCGAACGTGAATCTCACGGGCAAGATCGCGCACTTCGAACTAGGCTACATCCCCGAATCGGCAGAGGAGTTGAAAGCGGCGGCGGCGTTCCTGATCGCGAACTACACCCGCTCGCACATGATGCGGCTTCCGCGGGCCCTCCGAAAGGCGAACGTCTTCGAGGAAGTCGCGAGGTTCGCACTGATTCCGACCGGGAAGAAGGTTCTGCGGGAGTCCTACCAGCAACTCCGCAAGTACAACGTCTGGAATCTGGCCTCCGTCCAGAACTACGAGCAGTTCCGGAACTCGGACATCCGCGGGCCGGTGCTCGGCAACAGCCGCATCCTCTTCCTGCTGCGCCAGAGCGACCGCGCCGATGTCGAGGATCTGGCGAAGGATTTTCCGATCCCAGAAACGGTGAAGGACGCGGTGATGACCCATCCCGAGCCGGAGAAACTCGTGGGGTCGAAGTACTCGCAGTTCACGTATTATCATACCGACGAGCGCCGGCCGATGATCGTGACGATGCGCAACGTCGCCTCCCGGGAAATGCTCTACTGCGCGTCGAGCTCCGGTGCGCACTACGATCAGCGCGCGAGAGAACTCAAGGGCTACGCCAACGTGGTGGACGGAATTGTCGCGAACGCATGAAAACGCATCATGAAATTCAAGTTGAGGCCCAGCAGATCGACGCGGTTACCCGGCGCCAGCTGGATGAATGGCGCCAACGGAACGCCGACGCATTGCTCTCGGCGGAGTCACTCAGCCGACCGGCGACACGTGTCCTGTTCAGTTTCCCCCTGTCCCGCCGGACGAACCATCGTTCGAATGGCGGCGTCACCGAGCCTCACACTCAGCTGACGTGGCGGTGGATTGAGGGCGGTTTTGGCAGGGACCAGCCGGAGTACTACCTGGTTGAAGAGTGGGCAGAGACCACTCCGACCCGTGGCATCGTGGATCAGGTCGACGCGTTTGTGGACAGCACGAGCGACTCGGTGGAGGAGCTTCTGTTCGAAGGCTACAAGCAGGTGGAAGAAGACGCGCTCGCGGAACGGTTGACGCCGGTCATCAATCGGCTTGAGGAAGATCCTTCGGCCGACGCGGCGCTGGCAGCGATCGCCGACATCGAATCGATTTTTGACGCGCCGAATCTGTCTCCCGCCGAACGAATTCGCACGAAGGCGGAGATCCGGGCCTTTCTCGCGGGCCGGATGGACGCGATCGACTTCATCGACGCGGTGATTGAGCGGCAGTACCATCGCGAGCCCGCCCGCGAGACGATGGCCGAGCACCGGGGCCAGCGGCTCTTGATCGGCGAATCGTAGCAGAACACGCCTGCGAATCATCACATATCGAAAGGAGCTTTATGAGCCGCTTGTTGGATACTCTGGCTTATCTTCAGCCCTACGTGACCGGCCTCCTTGTTGCGGTCCTGATCCTGATGCTCTCGTCGGGCTGCGCCACCACGGGCGCGGATTCGGCCGGCCGCACGCGTGATTTCGCGACGACCGGCGCGACCACTGCAGCGGGCGCTTACGTCGGCGCAAAAGAGGGAAACGGAAAGTCGAAGAATGCGGCCGTCGGTGCGGCCGTGGGCTTCGTTGCCGGGGAGACGATCAACTATTTCAGCAACAAGGCGCAACGGGAGGCGTTTCTGGCGGGCTACGAGAAAGGTCAGTCGAACGCGGTCAAACAACAGTACTGGATCGCCCGGGAAAACCAGCGATCCCACGAGGGCGACGGTTATGAGGAGAGCTTGTACGAGATCAGCGTGCCGCAGAGCGACCGCGACGGCGTCCGGCGCGAACCAACGACGCGGGTCATTCGTGTTGTGATGCCGCGAAAGGAGTCTGGGTCATGAAAACCCGGTCGCTGCTTCCCGCGTCCATCCTGGTGCTGGGTGCGCCGTGCTCGGCGCAATGGGCCGTCATCGATGCCGCAAATCTCTCCCAGAGCATCACCAATTACGCCGCCTTGGTGGAGCAAATCGCGAAGGAGGCCGAGCAGATCAGCAACCAGATCCACCAGATCCAACAGATGCAGGACCAACTCGACCGGCTCGGCAAGATGGCTGACATCAAGTCGATCGTCGGCTTCGCCGAGTTCAGATTGGATCTGGATCTCCCGACGCGAATCAAGCTGTGGGCTGAAACCACGGCGAAGGTCGATGGCTTTGGAATCTTCGGCGACACCCGCGACGGAATCTTCCGACCTGTTCTCAATGAATTCCCCGACTTCGAGGGGGGAGTGCTGGTGCGTGACTCCGAGATCTACAAACCGGCGCACGAGATCACCACCATGGTGGACGAATTCAAAGAAGTTCAGGCGGATGCGTATGCCCGGCGGGAGGAGTTGCGGAAAGCGATTGCGCGCACCAGTGAAGCTTTGCAGGCGGCCGAAACTGATGCGGAGGAGAAGAAGTTGGAGGCCATCCTGAACGCGCAGTACAGTCAGCTGGCTGCCCTGGACTCCGAGGTCGCTTTGAGTGCCGCGGAGATCCAGGTCCGCGCCGCCGAATCGGTTGCGATGACGGATGCGCAAAACGAAGCCGATGCCGAGGCGCGGCGGAAGCTCGCACAGCAGGAAGCGGAGAAGGTCACCGCGACGTTCACCCCGTCATACGAGTCCATCCTGCTTTACGTGAAGGAAACCCCATACACTCCGTAAATCGGCACGAAAACCCGGGTGCATTGTCTCACCGCGCGATGGCCATGAAACTCATCCGCCCCCTGATCTTCATGATGGTCCTTACGGCGTTGGTCGGATGCACCGATCAGAAGGCCGAAGCCGAAACAGCCAAACAAGAGGCCGCTGCCAAGGCGCAAGCGGAAGCGGCAAAGACCGAAATGCAGAAGCTGCCGCAGACCTTCAAACCCCGCCACGACCGGAAGCTTACGCCCAGCAAGGACACGGACGCCGGCAAAGTGGAACCTAAGAAATAGGACTCTTCATGGCTGCGCCCGCCGGCAGCATTCTTCCCGACACTTACTTC is part of the Opitutus terrae PB90-1 genome and harbors:
- a CDS encoding YMGG-like glycine zipper-containing protein, with product MSRLLDTLAYLQPYVTGLLVAVLILMLSSGCATTGADSAGRTRDFATTGATTAAGAYVGAKEGNGKSKNAAVGAAVGFVAGETINYFSNKAQREAFLAGYEKGQSNAVKQQYWIARENQRSHEGDGYEESLYEISVPQSDRDGVRREPTTRVIRVVMPRKESGS